The Providencia sp. PROV188 genome includes a region encoding these proteins:
- a CDS encoding AzlD domain-containing protein translates to MMMEHPWLIVSGIFILAVGTYLMRASGALLKGRVNLTEQNKALFSAAAIVILFSVAMTSTLFSGNELSDLPKIIGVVVAGILTWHRKPFIVIVLSAAIVTAVLRGLF, encoded by the coding sequence ATGATGATGGAACATCCTTGGTTAATCGTCAGTGGGATTTTTATTTTAGCGGTTGGGACGTACTTAATGCGGGCATCCGGCGCATTGCTAAAAGGGCGGGTCAATTTAACAGAACAAAATAAAGCCCTATTTTCAGCTGCTGCTATTGTGATTTTATTTTCAGTCGCGATGACTTCAACGCTCTTTTCAGGCAATGAATTATCGGATTTACCGAAAATAATTGGGGTGGTGGTGGCAGGTATTCTGACTTGGCACCGCAAGCCATTTATTGTGATTGTTTTGTCGGCTGCGATAGTCACAGCGGTATTACGCGGGTTATTTTAG
- a CDS encoding fructosamine kinase family protein, producing the protein MWQAMNRLLIEHFGEAELRNKVILSGGDIHHTLRIDYGEHTVFVKQNRREFLPLFKQEAEQLEMLAKSQTITVPKVYGLGSNKHHSFLLLEYFPLKHFDSTNAWHFGQQLARLHQWEEQPSYGFDFDTMLSTIVQPNGWEKRWNAFFAEKRIGLQLQIASEKGMVFGDIQQLVDIVKHRLSGHQPQPSLLHGDLWPANCAVTNQMDGVLYDPACYWGDRECDIAMLPLYKEIPIQIIDGYQSVWPLPACFLDRQPIYQLYFLLNQANMFGNEQSYLHARSIIDNLLDDE; encoded by the coding sequence ATGTGGCAAGCGATGAATCGTTTATTAATTGAACACTTTGGTGAGGCAGAGCTGCGAAATAAAGTGATTCTCTCTGGTGGGGATATTCATCACACCTTAAGAATCGATTATGGTGAGCATACGGTGTTCGTAAAACAAAATCGCCGCGAGTTTCTCCCTCTTTTTAAACAAGAGGCAGAGCAGCTTGAAATGCTAGCGAAAAGCCAAACCATCACCGTTCCCAAAGTCTACGGCTTGGGTAGCAACAAGCACCACAGCTTTCTTCTCCTCGAATATTTCCCGTTAAAACATTTTGATAGCACCAATGCCTGGCATTTTGGTCAACAATTGGCGCGATTACATCAATGGGAAGAACAGCCGAGCTATGGGTTCGACTTTGATACTATGCTCAGTACCATTGTTCAGCCTAATGGGTGGGAAAAGCGTTGGAATGCATTCTTTGCAGAAAAACGTATTGGTCTTCAATTACAAATTGCATCTGAGAAAGGCATGGTTTTTGGTGATATTCAACAACTCGTGGATATTGTTAAACACCGCTTATCCGGTCATCAACCTCAGCCCTCTTTATTACATGGGGATCTGTGGCCTGCAAATTGTGCGGTCACCAACCAAATGGATGGCGTACTCTATGACCCTGCTTGTTATTGGGGTGATCGGGAATGTGATATCGCCATGTTACCATTATATAAAGAAATTCCGATTCAAATTATTGATGGGTACCAAAGTGTTTGGCCATTACCAGCGTGCTTCTTAGACAGGCAACCAATCTATCAACTCTATTTCTTACTCAATCAAGCCAATATGTTTGGTAATGAACAGAGCTATCTGCACGCTCGCAGCATTATTGATAATTTACTAGACGACGAATAA
- a CDS encoding YniB family protein — translation MNYHKANSLAIGKRILGWIVFFVALISTLTSLIKLAALKGIQGEGINAVANDFVKLMAEMTRQSTPFLNVFWNNSPVPEVSHGFSGSCIGFFVIFIFIFVGLALSASGLRMYRQIKFIRESIEDHVILENAKGSEVTKEELEAKVTIPRHTIFKQFFLMYFWPIVLGIAIYFALKLLNW, via the coding sequence ATGAATTACCACAAGGCAAATTCTCTTGCGATTGGCAAACGTATTTTGGGCTGGATCGTATTTTTTGTGGCGTTAATTTCCACATTGACATCGCTAATTAAATTAGCGGCTCTGAAAGGAATTCAAGGCGAAGGAATTAATGCAGTTGCCAATGATTTTGTTAAATTAATGGCGGAGATGACTCGACAAAGTACGCCGTTTCTCAATGTATTTTGGAATAATTCACCAGTCCCTGAAGTGAGCCATGGTTTTTCAGGTAGCTGCATCGGATTTTTTGTTATTTTTATTTTCATCTTTGTGGGGCTTGCTTTAAGTGCTTCAGGTTTACGCATGTATCGACAAATTAAATTCATTCGCGAAAGTATTGAAGATCATGTCATTCTTGAAAATGCAAAAGGCAGTGAAGTGACCAAAGAAGAATTAGAAGCCAAAGTCACTATTCCTCGACATACTATTTTCAAACAGTTCTTTTTGATGTATTTCTGGCCGATTGTTTTAGGGATCGCCATTTATTTTGCATTGAAACTTCTGAATTGGTAG
- a CDS encoding helix-turn-helix domain-containing protein has product MLKLTLFTPPIELISKSLACERQKSGLSLSELARKAGIAKSTLSQLESGSGNPSIETLWALCVALDIPFSRLIEEKRAAVTVIRHGEGTPVSAEHANYLAYLLSSAPPNSQRDIYTVVAQPGRDRVSEPHMHDVTEHIILMSGRALVGPLDNPVELNVGDYIHYRGDEPHIMRALEPNTMAVMVIDKQN; this is encoded by the coding sequence ATGTTAAAGTTGACCTTATTCACGCCCCCTATCGAATTAATCTCAAAATCATTGGCTTGTGAAAGGCAAAAAAGTGGGCTTTCTCTCTCTGAACTTGCGCGTAAAGCGGGGATCGCCAAATCCACACTATCCCAATTGGAATCCGGTAGCGGCAATCCCAGCATTGAAACCCTATGGGCATTATGTGTTGCGCTGGATATTCCATTTTCACGTTTAATTGAAGAAAAACGCGCAGCAGTGACTGTGATCCGCCATGGTGAAGGTACCCCTGTGAGCGCAGAGCACGCAAACTATTTGGCCTATTTACTCTCTTCTGCACCCCCTAATTCTCAACGGGATATTTATACAGTTGTTGCACAGCCCGGCCGAGATCGCGTTTCAGAACCCCATATGCATGATGTCACTGAGCATATTATTTTGATGTCAGGCAGAGCATTAGTTGGGCCACTCGACAACCCTGTTGAGCTCAATGTCGGTGACTATATTCACTACCGAGGTGATGAACCCCACATTATGCGCGCACTTGAACCAAACACCATGGCAGTCATGGTGATTGATAAACAGAATTAA
- the crcB gene encoding fluoride efflux transporter CrcB — MYASLISIALGSVLGGWLRWLIGLKLNNLHPHIPFGTVFVNLVGGFIIGFAVSYFASANINPAYKLFIVTGFCGAFTTFSTFSLEVLVMLQEGKLVVAFSTIAIHVLGALLFTLLGMLCHNMLSQG; from the coding sequence ATGTATGCATCCCTCATTTCTATTGCTTTAGGTTCCGTTTTAGGTGGCTGGTTAAGATGGTTGATTGGCTTAAAACTGAATAATCTGCACCCTCACATTCCATTTGGTACTGTTTTCGTCAATTTAGTTGGCGGCTTTATCATTGGTTTTGCTGTCTCTTACTTTGCGAGCGCCAATATTAACCCTGCTTACAAACTGTTTATTGTTACAGGCTTTTGTGGGGCGTTTACGACGTTTTCAACATTTTCGTTGGAGGTGTTGGTGATGCTGCAAGAAGGGAAATTGGTGGTGGCATTTAGCACGATCGCGATTCATGTTCTCGGGGCTTTATTATTTACGCTGCTCGGTATGTTGTGCCATAACATGCTTTCTCAAGGATAA
- the fetB gene encoding iron efflux ABC transporter permease subunit FetB, with amino-acid sequence MLVLVAIFISHKEKLSLEKDIIWSTCRAIVQLLIAGYILKYIFHVDHKALTVLLVLFICFNAAWNAKKRSKYLDKLFPTALIAITSGTFLTLLVLILTEAIAFTPMQVIPITGMIAGNAMIAVGLCFNNLGQRFNSQQQQIQEMLSLGATPKIASASIIRESIRASLIPTVDSAKTVGIVSLPGMMSGLIFAGVDPLQAVKYQIMVTFMLLATASLSTILAGYLTYVKFYNQRHQLRLDALNKSIK; translated from the coding sequence ATGTTAGTCTTAGTGGCTATTTTTATTAGCCATAAAGAGAAGCTCTCTCTTGAAAAAGATATTATTTGGAGTACGTGCCGCGCCATTGTTCAGCTATTAATTGCGGGTTATATCCTCAAATATATTTTCCACGTTGACCATAAGGCACTCACTGTTTTATTGGTGCTATTTATTTGCTTTAACGCCGCCTGGAATGCGAAAAAACGCAGTAAATACCTCGATAAACTATTTCCAACCGCATTAATTGCGATTACTTCAGGCACATTTTTAACCTTGCTAGTATTAATTCTCACTGAAGCTATCGCGTTTACCCCAATGCAAGTGATTCCAATTACAGGGATGATTGCCGGGAATGCCATGATTGCCGTCGGACTCTGCTTCAATAACTTAGGACAGCGCTTTAATAGCCAACAACAGCAAATTCAAGAAATGCTCAGCTTGGGCGCCACACCTAAAATTGCTTCTGCCTCGATTATTCGTGAAAGTATTCGAGCGTCATTAATTCCTACGGTGGATTCTGCCAAGACGGTTGGGATAGTGAGCTTGCCCGGTATGATGTCAGGGCTAATTTTTGCGGGGGTCGATCCTTTGCAGGCTGTTAAATACCAAATTATGGTGACATTTATGCTATTAGCGACGGCAAGTCTCTCCACGATTTTGGCGGGGTATTTAACCTACGTAAAATTTTATAATCAGCGCCATCAATTGCGTTTAGATGCTTTAAATAAAAGCATTAAATAA
- a CDS encoding YkgJ family cysteine cluster protein, producing the protein MTNIIHILKTDPSDNPCVSCGACCAYFRVSFYWAEAEAGGGSVPQHLTEQITPFMSCMQGTNQKPNTRCTALGGTVGECVSCSIYEQRPTPCREFEQSWHNGIHNEACDRARAAYGLPPLEPQQPQIAC; encoded by the coding sequence ATGACCAATATAATTCATATACTAAAAACTGATCCTTCAGATAATCCCTGTGTTAGCTGTGGTGCTTGTTGTGCTTACTTTCGTGTCTCATTTTACTGGGCAGAAGCTGAGGCTGGCGGTGGTTCAGTTCCTCAACATTTAACAGAGCAAATCACCCCTTTTATGAGCTGCATGCAAGGTACAAACCAAAAACCTAATACCCGCTGTACTGCACTTGGTGGCACCGTCGGGGAATGTGTTTCTTGCTCTATTTATGAACAGCGCCCTACGCCATGCCGAGAATTCGAACAATCGTGGCATAACGGCATTCACAATGAAGCCTGCGACCGTGCTCGCGCAGCCTATGGTTTACCTCCTCTCGAGCCACAGCAACCGCAAATCGCGTGCTAA
- the fetA gene encoding iron efflux ABC transporter ATP-binding subunit FetA — METKQPLLQLKNIGFQVGQKIILDNVQIDLYPGEFKLITGPSGCGKSTLLKIVSSLIPPSCGEILFAGENINAIAPEKYRQQVSYCTQTPTLFGNTVYDNLFFPYQIRNKPFDKQKILDDLSYFSLPDTILEKGINELSGGEKQRISLIRNLQFLPQILLLDEITSALDEQNKIKVNELIHQLAVKNNIAVLWVTHDQDEIGHADDIITLPVHHSEK; from the coding sequence ATGGAAACAAAACAGCCTTTATTACAGCTTAAGAATATCGGTTTTCAGGTTGGTCAGAAGATAATTTTAGATAATGTGCAGATTGACCTATACCCAGGTGAATTTAAATTGATCACGGGTCCTTCTGGTTGTGGCAAAAGTACATTATTAAAAATTGTCTCTTCACTCATCCCGCCAAGTTGCGGTGAAATTCTATTTGCTGGCGAAAATATCAACGCAATTGCACCAGAGAAATATCGTCAACAAGTCTCCTATTGCACTCAAACGCCCACACTCTTTGGTAATACCGTGTATGACAATCTCTTTTTTCCTTATCAAATACGGAATAAACCATTTGATAAACAAAAAATCCTCGATGATTTAAGCTATTTTTCACTACCTGATACCATCCTAGAAAAAGGCATTAATGAGCTTTCAGGCGGCGAAAAACAGAGAATCTCATTGATCCGTAATTTACAATTCTTGCCGCAAATTTTATTACTGGATGAGATTACTAGTGCCTTAGATGAACAAAATAAAATCAAAGTGAATGAGCTTATTCATCAATTAGCGGTCAAGAATAATATTGCCGTCCTCTGGGTGACTCATGACCAAGATGAAATTGGCCATGCTGACGATATTATTACCCTTCCCGTACACCATAGCGAAAAATAG
- a CDS encoding metal-dependent hydrolase — MTAEGHLLFSVASLVMAHKLQITPEFAQGDWLHMVPGVLLGALLPDIDHPSSILGRLFRIISLPISKLCGHRGFTHSLIAWLILLISSYQWLPHYWDLPSDLIQAFLLGYMSHLVADMLTPSGVPFLWPLPTRFCFPILRGKSSKRGERFIAVLLTVCAVLIPTAHPADWFQQIENALNYFNNQINIHLPTKSSLL, encoded by the coding sequence ATGACTGCTGAAGGGCATCTGCTTTTTTCCGTCGCCTCACTTGTAATGGCTCATAAATTGCAAATTACCCCAGAGTTCGCTCAGGGTGATTGGTTGCATATGGTGCCAGGAGTGTTGCTAGGTGCCTTATTGCCGGATATTGACCATCCTTCATCTATTCTCGGGCGGCTTTTTCGTATTATTTCACTACCTATATCAAAACTGTGTGGGCATCGAGGATTCACTCACAGTCTGATCGCTTGGCTAATCTTACTGATCAGCAGCTACCAATGGCTACCTCACTATTGGGACTTACCTAGCGACCTTATCCAAGCATTTTTATTAGGTTATATGAGCCATTTAGTGGCTGATATGCTGACTCCATCGGGGGTTCCCTTTTTATGGCCTCTGCCAACACGTTTTTGTTTTCCCATCTTACGCGGCAAGTCCAGTAAACGCGGAGAACGCTTTATTGCTGTGCTTTTGACCGTCTGTGCTGTCTTAATTCCAACAGCCCATCCCGCTGATTGGTTCCAGCAAATTGAAAACGCACTAAATTATTTTAATAATCAGATAAATATACACTTACCGACAAAAAGCTCACTTTTGTAA
- a CDS encoding AzlC family ABC transporter permease, translated as MQTSKFQFSILHNSTVKNIALVCIADLIVGISYGALAHSQGFDWWVPLMLSIFVLAGASEFLFIGVVFSGGSPLSAALAGLLVNSRHIPFSFAVSELTGKGAKSLLGYHIMNDESVVFGLAQDSEREKTAAFWLCGLGILICWPVGVVIGEILGSFIQDTHALGMDAMFPAIILALSLPALKDKRLRLAAIVGAVVAVVTTPVLPAGIPVLLALLSLVIYIRKS; from the coding sequence ATGCAGACATCTAAATTTCAGTTTTCTATTCTCCATAATAGCACAGTGAAAAATATTGCACTGGTGTGTATTGCAGACTTAATTGTGGGAATTTCCTACGGTGCATTAGCTCATTCACAAGGTTTTGATTGGTGGGTGCCGTTGATGCTGTCCATTTTTGTGCTAGCGGGTGCATCCGAGTTTCTGTTTATTGGCGTGGTATTTTCAGGGGGAAGCCCTCTGTCAGCTGCCTTAGCTGGGCTATTAGTCAACTCGCGCCATATTCCATTCAGTTTTGCCGTCAGTGAACTAACGGGAAAAGGGGCAAAATCGTTGCTGGGATATCACATTATGAATGATGAAAGTGTGGTTTTTGGCTTGGCACAAGACAGCGAACGCGAGAAAACCGCCGCATTTTGGTTATGCGGATTAGGAATTTTAATCTGTTGGCCTGTTGGTGTGGTCATCGGAGAAATTCTAGGAAGCTTTATTCAAGATACCCATGCACTAGGGATGGATGCCATGTTTCCCGCCATTATCTTAGCGCTGAGTTTACCCGCGTTGAAAGATAAGCGCTTAAGACTCGCGGCGATAGTCGGGGCTGTAGTTGCTGTGGTAACAACACCGGTATTACCGGCGGGGATCCCCGTTTTACTGGCCTTGTTGAGTTTAGTTATCTATATAAGGAAATCATGA
- a CDS encoding L-cystine transporter, with protein MNIPLIINVLVFVALLILLAKLGSNGWSLSKKVLLGLVFGVAYGVGLHLVYGSGHQTVKDSILWFNIVGNGYVQLLQMVIMPLVFASILSAVARLHKASSLGKISFLTIGTLLFTTAIAALVGILIANLFGLTAEGLVQGQSETARLAAIETNYIGKVSDLTVPQLILSFIPKNPFADLTGASPTSIISVVIFAAFLGVAALQLFKDDKERGEKALAAIDVMQAWAMKLVRLVMRLTPYGVMALMIKVVASSNLADIINLGTFVVASYVALAIMFVVHGILVATTGLNPIKFFKKAGPVLTFAFTSRSSAASIPLNIETQTRRFGVPESIASFSASFGATIGQNGCAGIYPAMLAVMVAPTMGINPFDPLWIATLVGIVTISSAGVAGVGGGATFAALIVLPAMGLPVTLVALLISVEPLIDMGRTALNVSGSMTAGTVTSQLMGETDKSIFNQDDDGDLKHV; from the coding sequence ATGAATATTCCTCTGATTATCAATGTGCTCGTTTTCGTAGCACTTTTAATACTGTTAGCAAAACTCGGATCGAATGGTTGGAGCCTGTCCAAAAAAGTTTTACTGGGTCTCGTATTCGGTGTTGCTTATGGTGTCGGACTTCACCTTGTGTATGGTTCCGGTCACCAAACGGTAAAAGACTCCATTCTTTGGTTTAATATCGTCGGTAATGGTTACGTTCAACTGTTACAAATGGTGATTATGCCTCTGGTGTTCGCCTCTATTCTGAGTGCGGTCGCTCGACTTCATAAGGCATCTTCTTTAGGGAAAATTAGCTTTTTAACCATTGGCACACTGCTGTTTACCACAGCCATTGCTGCTTTAGTGGGTATCTTGATCGCAAACCTGTTCGGCTTAACCGCTGAAGGTCTGGTTCAAGGTCAATCTGAAACTGCACGTCTAGCGGCCATTGAAACAAATTATATTGGTAAAGTCTCAGATTTAACGGTTCCTCAGTTAATCCTGTCCTTTATCCCGAAAAACCCGTTTGCTGATTTAACGGGTGCAAGCCCAACATCTATCATTAGTGTGGTTATTTTTGCAGCCTTCTTAGGGGTAGCTGCGCTGCAACTGTTTAAAGATGATAAAGAGCGCGGTGAAAAAGCATTAGCGGCTATCGATGTGATGCAAGCATGGGCAATGAAACTCGTTCGCTTAGTCATGCGTTTAACCCCATACGGTGTGATGGCGCTGATGATCAAAGTGGTCGCAAGCTCTAACTTAGCCGATATCATTAACTTAGGAACTTTCGTCGTCGCATCCTATGTCGCGCTAGCTATTATGTTTGTGGTTCACGGCATCTTAGTGGCGACAACGGGCTTAAACCCAATCAAATTCTTTAAGAAAGCAGGTCCAGTACTGACATTTGCATTCACTAGCCGTTCGAGCGCAGCCAGTATTCCACTGAATATTGAAACGCAAACTCGTCGTTTTGGTGTACCAGAATCTATCGCAAGCTTCTCGGCGTCTTTCGGTGCAACTATTGGCCAAAACGGTTGTGCAGGTATCTACCCTGCGATGTTAGCAGTGATGGTCGCTCCAACCATGGGGATCAACCCATTTGATCCACTATGGATTGCAACCTTAGTCGGTATCGTGACTATCAGTTCTGCCGGTGTTGCCGGTGTGGGTGGCGGTGCAACCTTCGCCGCACTGATTGTACTGCCAGCAATGGGATTACCAGTCACGTTAGTTGCGCTGTTAATTTCGGTCGAACCTCTGATTGATATGGGTCGTACTGCTCTGAACGTAAGTGGTTCAATGACAGCAGGTACTGTTACTAGCCAGTTAATGGGTGAAACAGACAAGTCAATCTTCAATCAAGATGACGATGGTGATTTAAAACACGTTTAA
- a CDS encoding DUF2526 family protein, translating to MNYYQEITNKVALLLDENSVHNMNEMLMQLSHDDKLTQEQRFELQQRLRDAIFVHHNS from the coding sequence GTGAATTACTATCAAGAAATAACAAACAAAGTCGCCTTATTGCTAGATGAAAACTCCGTTCATAATATGAATGAAATGCTAATGCAGCTTTCTCATGATGATAAGCTAACCCAAGAACAACGCTTTGAGCTGCAACAACGCCTTAGAGACGCCATTTTTGTTCACCATAATTCGTAA
- a CDS encoding metal ABC transporter permease yields MSDFMDLLMDPFAFPFMQKALITAIVTGTVCAILSCFLVLKGWSLMGDAISHAVLPGIIIASLIGIPLAIGAFVSGLFCAVATGYLKENSRIKEDTVMGIVFSGMFAVGLVMFAKIDTEQHLTHILFGDILGITDEEFKQILLFAGITIAIILLKRKDFMLYCFDPNQARVIGLPVKWLHYGLLSLLALTIVASLQAVGIILVIAMLISPGIIAFVLCRSFGWMLVIAIIASVTSSVLGTIVSFHINATTGPTIVVIQAAYFVIALLYSKLILARRKSHSTRQDLHTA; encoded by the coding sequence ATGAGTGATTTTATGGACTTACTGATGGATCCTTTCGCATTTCCATTTATGCAAAAAGCCTTGATTACGGCGATTGTTACGGGAACCGTCTGCGCTATTTTATCCTGCTTTTTAGTCTTGAAAGGTTGGTCATTAATGGGAGACGCCATCTCCCATGCAGTATTACCCGGAATTATCATTGCATCACTCATTGGCATTCCGCTTGCTATTGGGGCTTTTGTTTCGGGGCTATTTTGCGCCGTTGCTACCGGCTATTTAAAAGAGAACAGTCGAATAAAAGAAGACACCGTCATGGGTATTGTCTTCTCGGGTATGTTTGCTGTCGGCTTGGTAATGTTCGCAAAAATTGATACTGAACAACATCTTACCCATATTTTATTCGGGGATATTTTGGGGATCACCGACGAAGAGTTTAAACAAATCTTACTGTTTGCGGGGATAACTATTGCGATTATCTTACTCAAACGTAAAGACTTTATGCTGTACTGCTTTGACCCAAATCAAGCACGTGTTATCGGCTTGCCGGTTAAATGGCTACATTACGGATTACTTTCTCTATTAGCTTTAACCATCGTGGCATCACTGCAAGCTGTCGGGATCATTCTGGTGATTGCAATGTTGATTTCACCGGGGATCATCGCCTTTGTTCTATGCCGTAGCTTTGGTTGGATGTTGGTGATAGCAATTATCGCTTCAGTCACCTCCAGCGTGCTGGGTACGATTGTCAGCTTCCATATTAATGCGACAACAGGCCCAACGATTGTTGTGATCCAAGCGGCCTACTTTGTTATCGCCCTGCTCTATAGCAAATTAATCCTCGCGCGCCGCAAATCCCATAGCACACGCCAAGATTTGCATACTGCCTAA
- a CDS encoding M20 family metallopeptidase, protein MVNNSITASIKKHTEAMIAFRRDLHSHPELPFEEVRTTKRIAEELAKIGIEYRLTEPTGIIADIKGGKPGKTVALRADIDALPVQELNDSLEYKSTNQGKMHACGHDAHTAMLLTAAKALYEVRDELKGNIRLIFQPAEEIAQGAKAMVKQGAVDNVDNVFGMHIWSTTPSGKISCNVGGTFASADLLVVKFKGRGGHGSMPEATVDAAIVASSFVMNLQAVVSRETSSLDSAVVTIGKMEVGTRFNVIAENAVLDGTVRCFDIETRTRIEAAIRRYAEHTAAMYGATAEVDYIYGTLPVINEERSALLAQSVISEAFGENALMAERPTPGGEDFSFYMENIPGCFALLGSGNPEKDTQWAHHHGCFNIDEDVMASGAELYAQYAWSYLQQDKF, encoded by the coding sequence ATGGTCAATAACAGCATCACAGCATCCATTAAAAAACACACAGAAGCGATGATTGCTTTTCGTCGTGACCTTCACTCACATCCAGAATTACCTTTTGAGGAAGTGAGAACCACGAAGCGTATTGCTGAAGAATTGGCAAAAATTGGTATTGAGTATCGCCTCACTGAACCTACCGGAATTATTGCGGACATTAAAGGCGGTAAACCCGGAAAAACGGTCGCCTTACGTGCGGATATCGATGCATTACCTGTTCAGGAATTGAATGATTCCCTTGAGTATAAATCGACAAATCAAGGGAAGATGCACGCATGTGGGCATGATGCGCATACCGCGATGTTATTAACCGCAGCCAAAGCGTTATATGAAGTGCGTGATGAGTTAAAAGGAAATATTCGTCTGATTTTTCAACCGGCTGAAGAAATAGCGCAGGGTGCGAAAGCGATGGTGAAACAAGGTGCAGTGGACAATGTGGACAACGTGTTTGGTATGCACATCTGGTCTACGACGCCATCAGGAAAAATATCATGTAATGTTGGCGGGACATTCGCTTCTGCGGACTTGTTGGTCGTGAAATTTAAAGGGCGAGGTGGACATGGCTCGATGCCGGAAGCGACCGTTGATGCCGCAATCGTTGCCTCGTCATTTGTGATGAATTTGCAAGCGGTGGTTTCCCGTGAAACTTCCTCGCTAGACTCAGCCGTTGTGACTATTGGCAAAATGGAAGTAGGCACCCGATTCAATGTGATTGCAGAGAATGCAGTGCTAGATGGAACGGTACGTTGCTTTGATATTGAAACCCGTACTCGCATTGAAGCGGCAATCCGCCGTTACGCCGAACATACTGCCGCGATGTACGGCGCCACTGCTGAAGTGGATTATATCTACGGTACGCTGCCAGTGATTAATGAAGAGCGCAGTGCATTACTGGCGCAGTCGGTGATCAGCGAAGCATTTGGTGAAAATGCATTAATGGCAGAAAGACCAACCCCTGGTGGGGAAGATTTCAGCTTTTATATGGAAAACATTCCGGGCTGTTTTGCATTATTAGGTTCAGGTAACCCAGAAAAAGATACCCAATGGGCGCATCACCATGGCTGTTTTAACATCGATGAAGATGTGATGGCGTCAGGTGCAGAACTGTATGCGCAATATGCATGGTCTTATTTACAGCAAGATAAGTTCTAA
- the hxpB gene encoding hexitol phosphatase HxpB, with amino-acid sequence MYHKLPIQSVIFDMDGLLIDSEPFWEQGEDEVFAELGVDLSIKHTLPDTLGLRIDHVVELWYNASPWQGCSLEATKQRIIDRVIGLVEEKRPLLPGVQHALELCRSMDLKIALASASPDYMLEKVLNLFDIRHYFSAVVSAADLPLSKPHPEVYLKAAAELSTKPIHCASLEDSFNGMISAKAARMRSIVVPDSKNFNDPRWGLADVKIASLNDLRPENLR; translated from the coding sequence ATGTATCATAAATTACCTATCCAATCTGTCATCTTTGACATGGATGGTTTGCTGATTGACTCGGAACCTTTTTGGGAACAAGGGGAAGATGAAGTTTTTGCAGAGTTAGGCGTCGATTTGTCCATTAAGCACACTCTTCCTGACACTCTAGGTTTACGTATCGATCACGTTGTTGAACTTTGGTACAACGCATCTCCTTGGCAAGGTTGTAGCTTAGAAGCAACAAAGCAGCGTATTATTGACCGCGTTATTGGTTTAGTGGAAGAAAAACGCCCATTACTGCCTGGTGTACAGCATGCACTTGAACTGTGCCGCTCAATGGATCTAAAAATCGCTTTAGCATCTGCATCTCCAGATTATATGCTAGAAAAAGTGCTTAACTTATTTGATATCCGCCATTATTTTTCTGCCGTCGTTTCAGCAGCAGACTTGCCATTAAGTAAACCTCATCCCGAAGTTTATTTAAAAGCAGCCGCTGAGTTATCCACCAAGCCTATCCATTGTGCTTCTTTAGAAGACTCCTTTAATGGAATGATTTCTGCAAAAGCGGCAAGAATGCGTTCTATCGTCGTGCCTGATAGTAAGAATTTCAATGACCCACGCTGGGGTTTGGCTGATGTTAAAATCGCCTCATTGAACGATTTACGCCCAGAAAATTTACGTTAA